The following proteins are encoded in a genomic region of Bacillus sp. FJAT-22090:
- a CDS encoding peptide chain release factor 3 — MDLQLKDEILKRRTFAIISHPDAGKTTITEKLLYFGGAIRDAGTVKGKKSGKFATSDWMEIEKQRGISVTSSVMQFDFNNCRINILDTPGHQDFSEDTYRTLMAVDSAVMIVDAAKGIEAQTLKLFKVCRMRGIPIFTFINKLDRQGKEPLELMEELEEVLGIQSYAMNWPIGMGKEFLGIYDRYNKRIEQFRVEDDQRYLPLDDDGELAVDHSMKQTSYYTQAMEDIMLLDEAGNDFDKEKVLSGDLTPVFFGSALTNFGVQTFLETYLQFAPTPQPRKTDNGEEVNPINEDFSGFIFKIQANMNPAHRDRIAFVRIVSGKFERGMNVTLARTGKNFKVTQSTQFLADDRETVETAVAGDIIGLYDVGNYQIGDTVVGGKKGFNYEKLPQFTPELFVKVTAKNVLKSKHFHKGILQLVQEGAIQYYKTLHTEEVILGAVGQLQFEVFEHRMRNEYNVEVRMEPIGSKVARWIENEEEVKESMTGPRSMLVRDRYDNYVFLFENEFATRWFQDKYEHIKLYNLL, encoded by the coding sequence ATGGACTTACAATTAAAAGATGAAATATTAAAACGAAGAACCTTTGCGATTATTTCCCATCCGGATGCTGGTAAAACGACTATTACCGAAAAGCTTTTATATTTCGGTGGAGCTATACGTGACGCGGGAACTGTAAAAGGGAAGAAATCTGGAAAATTTGCAACATCTGACTGGATGGAAATCGAAAAACAACGTGGTATTTCTGTTACATCTTCTGTCATGCAATTTGACTTTAATAATTGTCGTATTAATATTCTCGATACACCAGGACATCAGGATTTCAGTGAAGATACGTATCGAACGCTAATGGCTGTTGACAGTGCAGTTATGATTGTCGATGCAGCAAAAGGGATTGAAGCACAAACTTTAAAACTATTTAAAGTTTGTCGAATGAGAGGAATTCCGATTTTCACTTTTATAAATAAGCTTGACCGACAAGGGAAAGAGCCTCTAGAGCTTATGGAAGAATTAGAGGAAGTTTTAGGAATCCAATCTTACGCAATGAACTGGCCGATAGGCATGGGAAAAGAATTTTTAGGAATTTACGATCGATATAACAAACGCATTGAACAATTCCGGGTGGAAGATGACCAACGATACCTTCCATTAGATGACGATGGGGAGCTTGCTGTTGATCATTCGATGAAACAAACTTCTTATTATACACAGGCCATGGAAGACATCATGTTGTTAGATGAAGCAGGAAATGACTTCGACAAAGAAAAAGTTCTTTCAGGAGATTTAACTCCTGTATTCTTCGGTAGTGCATTAACCAATTTTGGTGTACAAACATTTTTAGAGACTTACTTACAATTTGCCCCTACTCCACAGCCGCGTAAAACGGATAACGGGGAAGAAGTTAATCCTATTAACGAAGATTTCTCTGGTTTCATCTTTAAAATTCAAGCTAATATGAATCCTGCTCACCGAGATCGTATAGCATTCGTCCGAATCGTATCTGGAAAGTTTGAGAGAGGTATGAATGTTACACTAGCTCGTACTGGTAAAAACTTCAAAGTGACGCAGTCCACACAATTTTTAGCTGATGATCGGGAAACTGTTGAAACAGCAGTAGCTGGTGATATTATTGGACTTTACGATGTAGGAAACTATCAAATAGGTGATACAGTAGTCGGAGGAAAAAAAGGATTTAATTATGAAAAACTTCCTCAATTTACCCCGGAACTATTTGTAAAAGTAACAGCTAAAAACGTGTTGAAATCCAAGCATTTCCATAAAGGAATCCTCCAACTTGTACAAGAGGGAGCAATTCAATACTATAAAACGCTTCATACAGAAGAAGTCATTTTAGGAGCAGTTGGACAGCTCCAATTTGAAGTGTTTGAGCATCGTATGAGAAATGAATACAATGTGGAAGTTCGTATGGAACCAATTGGATCTAAAGTAGCACGTTGGATTGAAAATGAAGAAGAAGTGAAAGAATCCATGACAGGTCCAAGAAGTATGCTTGTGAGAGATCGCTATGACAACTATGTTTTCTTATTTGAAAACGAGTTCGCTACTAGATGGTTCCAAGATAAATACGAACATATTAAATTGTATAATCTTCTTTAA
- a CDS encoding M42 family metallopeptidase produces the protein MSFLFEKEETIALLKQLVEIPSPSGYTKDIMDFMEKILADLQVTYQRTNKGALIATITGEDDYKHRLLTAHTDTLGAMVKEVKSSGRLKLTMVGGFNWNAVEGEYCTIHTADGKRIRGTILMHQTTVHVYKNASGLPRDENNIEVRLDEKVTNAKETRKLGIEVGDFVSFDPRFEETESGFIKSRHLDDKASTALLLQLIKYIQENKVTLPNTTHFYISNNEEIGYGGNSNIPEQVTEYIAVDMGAIGDGQASDEYTVSICAKDSSGPYHYELTRQLVDLAKHENIDYKLDIYPHYGSDASAAIRAGFDVKHALFGPGIEASHAYERTHVESLEQTAKLLFAYVNSKLL, from the coding sequence ATGTCATTTTTATTTGAGAAAGAAGAAACTATTGCATTGTTAAAGCAATTAGTCGAAATACCAAGTCCATCCGGTTATACAAAAGATATAATGGATTTTATGGAGAAAATATTAGCGGATTTACAAGTTACTTACCAACGAACAAATAAAGGTGCTTTAATTGCTACTATAACTGGAGAAGATGACTACAAGCATCGTTTGCTTACTGCGCACACCGATACACTTGGAGCTATGGTGAAAGAAGTTAAGTCGAGTGGAAGATTAAAACTTACAATGGTAGGTGGCTTCAATTGGAATGCTGTAGAAGGCGAGTATTGTACAATTCATACTGCGGATGGTAAAAGAATACGTGGAACGATTCTTATGCACCAAACTACTGTTCATGTATATAAGAATGCTAGTGGATTACCACGAGATGAAAATAATATAGAAGTTCGTTTAGATGAAAAAGTGACAAATGCGAAAGAAACACGTAAGTTAGGTATTGAAGTTGGTGATTTTGTTTCTTTTGATCCTCGTTTTGAAGAAACAGAATCCGGGTTTATAAAATCACGCCATTTAGATGATAAAGCGAGCACAGCGTTGTTACTTCAATTGATTAAATACATTCAAGAAAATAAAGTGACACTCCCAAACACTACTCACTTTTATATCTCAAATAATGAGGAAATTGGTTATGGAGGAAACTCGAATATACCAGAACAAGTAACTGAATATATTGCAGTAGACATGGGAGCAATAGGTGATGGGCAAGCTTCAGATGAATATACTGTTTCTATTTGTGCGAAAGACTCTTCTGGTCCATACCATTATGAGTTAACGAGACAACTAGTAGATCTAGCTAAACATGAAAATATTGATTATAAATTAGATATTTATCCACACTATGGCTCTGATGCTTCTGCTGCCATCCGAGCTGGATTTGACGTAAAGCATGCATTATTCGGACCAGGTATTGAGGCATCACATGCATATGAGCGTACGCATGTGGAATCATTAGAACAAACTGCTAAACTTTTATTTGCATATGTAAACTCAAAACTATTGTAA
- a CDS encoding efflux RND transporter permease subunit, with protein sequence MKISDFSIKRPVFTTVIMFLIIILGGVSFFKIPVTLIPDLNPPVAVVVTSYPGASSVEVNEKITKPLEDSLSTLPGIKSVKSTSQEGANFILLEFEWSTDMDDIELDILQRIDLTTMPEGALKPQFLKFDPAQFPIIQLSLSGTSADGDIRLIAEKLEKELISTDGVANVNISGSLVEEVQILLNPNALEEKGLTQNDIVQLIQANNISFPGNPVETNDKKSLTTRIVSTLTSIDDIKNLVITVNPLDGKKVTIADVATVELTEQDLNTETRANNEPAVLLSVFQESSANTANVSKAFQQALEEQLSKKEFNGVKANLLFDQGDYIQVAIDNIGSTLISGGILAMLILFVFLKGIRSPIIVGVAIPYSVIVTFVLMYFAGFSLNIMTLGALALGIGMLVDNSIVVIENIERHLGLGKDPKEATYVGTKEVIGAITASTLTTVAVFVPVVFLSGLIGQIFTEFALTISFSLFASLVVAITVIPMMASRMLKRPKGNLEAKRRRSKAYNNFERSIRWALSHRAIILSITAILLVISTVGLFRTGTEFLPATDEGFVTIAVRLENGSSIAATDEVVKKIEEQLQKEKDVEVYVSFVGGNQEGQSRGTSRSNLAEISVKLIPLDQRERSIFTFVDEVQPKVIEAVGENVEVNFNLQTAAGSAPNSLSFTITSTNKEQLNNAVNKVTKEIEKINGITKIRNDLTETIDEVQMTVKRDAATEYGLAPAQIAQTVNNITRGVIATQIISEQEEVYGVYVNYDEDYRNSVDQLKQLKLRTPSGLYITLQDVAHIEVAEGPLTIRRVNQAGAVAFTVKYDSKISLGEMSDSVDAAIERAQLPNNVSISFGGDRELLDNATNDMILAVILAVVLVFIVMAAQFESYKYPFVIMFTVPLIVIGIFFGLFTTNTPISISAVIGILILVGIVVNNGIVLVEYINQRKAEGMVSYEAITTSVRDRVRPILMTALTTILGLVPLALGIGEGTEINQPMGITVIGGLISSTFLTLYVVPVIYSLFDKETRKSATTQD encoded by the coding sequence ATGAAAATAAGTGATTTCTCCATAAAAAGACCAGTATTTACCACAGTTATCATGTTTCTTATTATTATACTTGGAGGAGTTTCATTCTTTAAAATTCCAGTAACTTTAATTCCCGACTTAAATCCTCCAGTTGCTGTAGTAGTAACAAGTTATCCTGGAGCAAGCTCGGTAGAAGTAAATGAAAAAATTACGAAACCATTAGAGGACTCTTTAAGTACTTTACCAGGAATCAAGTCAGTAAAGAGCACTTCTCAAGAAGGCGCAAATTTCATCTTATTGGAATTTGAATGGTCTACGGATATGGATGATATTGAATTAGATATTTTACAACGTATTGATTTAACTACCATGCCGGAAGGCGCATTAAAACCACAGTTTTTAAAGTTTGACCCTGCACAATTTCCGATTATTCAGTTATCACTTAGTGGGACAAGTGCTGACGGCGATATTCGCTTAATCGCAGAAAAATTAGAAAAAGAATTGATCAGTACTGATGGAGTAGCTAATGTTAATATATCTGGCTCTCTCGTGGAAGAAGTACAAATATTATTAAATCCAAATGCATTAGAAGAAAAAGGACTAACACAAAACGATATTGTTCAACTTATCCAAGCAAATAATATTTCTTTTCCTGGAAATCCAGTGGAAACAAATGATAAAAAATCACTTACAACTAGAATAGTTAGTACATTAACGAGTATAGACGATATCAAAAATCTAGTGATTACTGTTAATCCACTTGATGGGAAAAAAGTAACTATTGCAGATGTTGCTACTGTAGAGTTGACCGAACAGGATTTAAACACTGAAACAAGAGCGAATAATGAACCTGCAGTTTTACTATCTGTTTTCCAAGAATCAAGTGCAAATACGGCTAATGTATCCAAAGCTTTTCAGCAAGCATTAGAGGAGCAGCTTTCGAAAAAAGAATTTAACGGAGTTAAAGCAAATCTATTATTCGACCAAGGAGATTACATACAGGTTGCAATCGATAATATTGGCTCCACGCTAATAAGTGGCGGTATTCTCGCAATGTTAATCTTATTTGTCTTCTTAAAAGGTATAAGAAGTCCAATTATTGTCGGTGTTGCAATTCCTTATTCTGTCATAGTGACATTTGTTTTAATGTATTTTGCAGGCTTCTCCTTAAACATTATGACGCTAGGTGCGTTAGCGCTAGGTATTGGAATGCTCGTCGATAATTCCATTGTAGTAATAGAGAATATTGAAAGGCATTTAGGGTTAGGTAAAGATCCTAAGGAAGCCACTTATGTTGGAACAAAAGAAGTCATAGGAGCAATTACTGCTTCCACACTAACAACCGTCGCCGTTTTTGTGCCCGTAGTCTTTCTTTCAGGATTGATAGGTCAAATTTTTACTGAGTTTGCACTCACCATATCCTTTAGTTTATTTGCTTCCTTAGTAGTTGCGATAACAGTTATTCCCATGATGGCAAGTAGAATGCTGAAGAGGCCAAAGGGAAATCTAGAGGCAAAAAGAAGACGGTCGAAAGCATACAACAACTTTGAGCGATCTATAAGATGGGCATTGTCTCATCGAGCTATTATCCTTTCCATTACGGCAATATTGTTAGTAATATCAACTGTTGGTTTATTCCGTACGGGAACAGAATTTTTACCTGCAACAGATGAAGGGTTTGTTACGATCGCCGTTAGGCTAGAAAATGGTTCTTCAATAGCTGCAACAGACGAAGTAGTAAAAAAAATTGAGGAACAATTACAAAAGGAAAAAGATGTAGAAGTATATGTAAGTTTTGTAGGCGGCAATCAAGAGGGACAGTCAAGAGGGACTTCCCGATCTAATTTGGCGGAAATATCTGTTAAGCTAATACCATTAGATCAAAGAGAGCGTTCCATTTTTACTTTTGTAGATGAAGTTCAACCTAAGGTAATAGAAGCAGTTGGAGAAAATGTAGAAGTAAACTTTAATCTACAAACCGCTGCTGGATCAGCCCCAAACTCACTATCTTTTACAATTACTTCAACAAATAAAGAACAGTTAAATAATGCGGTAAATAAAGTGACAAAAGAAATAGAGAAGATAAATGGAATAACAAAAATAAGAAATGATTTAACGGAGACAATTGATGAAGTCCAAATGACGGTGAAGAGAGATGCAGCTACTGAGTATGGCCTTGCTCCAGCCCAAATAGCCCAAACCGTCAATAATATAACAAGAGGAGTTATAGCAACGCAGATTATTTCAGAGCAAGAAGAAGTATATGGTGTATATGTTAATTATGATGAAGATTATCGAAATAGCGTAGACCAACTAAAGCAATTAAAACTTAGAACACCATCTGGTCTATACATTACCTTACAGGATGTAGCACATATAGAGGTTGCAGAGGGACCTTTAACAATTCGTAGAGTGAATCAAGCAGGGGCAGTTGCATTTACTGTTAAATATGATTCTAAGATTTCATTAGGGGAAATGTCTGATTCAGTAGATGCTGCAATTGAAAGAGCACAATTGCCAAACAATGTTTCTATTTCATTTGGTGGAGATCGGGAATTATTAGATAATGCAACAAACGATATGATCTTGGCTGTTATATTGGCAGTTGTTTTAGTATTCATTGTAATGGCTGCCCAGTTTGAATCATACAAGTATCCATTTGTTATTATGTTTACAGTACCCCTAATTGTCATTGGAATATTCTTTGGATTATTTACAACAAATACACCAATAAGTATTTCGGCAGTAATAGGTATTCTTATCTTAGTAGGAATTGTAGTTAATAACGGAATTGTATTGGTAGAATATATTAATCAGCGAAAAGCAGAGGGGATGGTATCATACGAAGCTATAACAACCTCGGTACGAGATCGTGTAAGACCTATTCTCATGACTGCGTTAACGACCATCTTAGGGTTAGTACCACTTGCGCTAGGTATTGGGGAAGGAACAGAAATCAATCAACCAATGGGCATTACAGTAATTGGAGGATTAATTAGTTCAACTTTTTTAACTTTATATGTTGTTCCGGTAATTTATAGTTTGTTTGATAAAGAAACAAGAAAAAGTGCGACAACTCAAGATTAG
- a CDS encoding SDR family oxidoreductase yields MSNALITGFPGFLAKNIIKELRLQKAFSSIYVLVLPVQVDKAKEMIAEIYKDEIPNQQLIIVEGDITEPNAGLKNETLNMLREKVVYIWHLAAIYDLAVPKDIAWKVNVHGTDMFNKVVVQFPNLKRYIYFSTAYVAGKREGKLLETELIRPDGFKNYYEETKYEAELLVEQLKESVPVTIIRPGIVRGNSVTGETIKFDGPYFFINMITNLKWLPVLPFLGKSHSFINVVPSDYITKASIYSCFSEDALSKTLHLTDPKPYPVEEVYRAFVKEITGKYPKGRIPLFLAKASVSLYPVRKLLQVEKETLDYLTWDSSFDTTVAESILKKGNITCPDFIESIPSMIGFYNGHKDDKLYHIQIK; encoded by the coding sequence ATGTCGAACGCACTAATAACCGGGTTTCCTGGTTTTTTAGCTAAAAATATTATTAAAGAGCTTCGCCTTCAAAAAGCTTTTTCTTCTATTTATGTACTAGTTCTGCCAGTTCAAGTAGATAAAGCGAAAGAAATGATAGCAGAAATCTATAAAGATGAAATACCAAATCAACAGCTCATTATTGTGGAAGGAGATATTACAGAACCTAATGCCGGATTGAAAAATGAAACATTAAACATGCTACGAGAAAAAGTAGTATATATCTGGCATTTAGCAGCAATTTATGATTTAGCAGTTCCAAAAGATATCGCTTGGAAAGTGAATGTTCATGGAACAGACATGTTTAATAAAGTAGTTGTGCAATTTCCTAATCTAAAGAGATATATATACTTTAGTACAGCCTATGTTGCTGGTAAAAGAGAAGGGAAACTATTAGAAACAGAGCTTATTAGACCAGATGGTTTTAAAAATTATTATGAAGAAACAAAATATGAGGCGGAATTGTTAGTAGAACAACTAAAAGAGTCCGTTCCTGTCACTATAATCAGACCTGGAATTGTAAGGGGCAATTCTGTGACGGGGGAAACAATTAAATTTGATGGGCCATATTTCTTTATTAATATGATTACTAATCTAAAATGGTTGCCCGTGTTACCTTTCTTAGGAAAGTCACATTCTTTTATTAATGTTGTACCTAGTGATTATATAACAAAAGCCTCCATATATAGCTGTTTTAGTGAGGATGCCCTTTCAAAAACGTTGCATTTGACTGATCCAAAACCATATCCAGTTGAAGAAGTGTATCGTGCATTTGTAAAAGAAATAACAGGGAAATATCCAAAAGGGAGAATACCATTGTTTCTTGCAAAAGCATCTGTTTCTTTATATCCAGTTAGAAAGCTATTACAAGTAGAAAAGGAAACATTAGATTATTTAACATGGGATTCTTCCTTTGATACTACTGTAGCTGAAAGTATATTAAAAAAAGGCAACATTACATGCCCAGATTTTATCGAATCTATCCCATCTATGATTGGATTTTATAACGGACATAAAGACGACAAATTGTATCACATTCAAATAAAGTAG
- a CDS encoding aldehyde dehydrogenase: protein MNFTAQQLENILEEHQKFFYSRKTRSANFRLEQLDKLKNSIKKYEKEVIKALYNDLRKSEFEAYTTEIGLVYDNISYMKKNLEKWMEPMQVKTPLALMPSKSFIVNDPYGTVLIIAPFNYPFQLVMEPLLGAICGGNCAIIKPSESTPYTAEVIKKIIEETFDPGYIRVLEGEKEETSLLIHAPFDFIFFTGSVKVGKIVMKAASERLTPIALELGGKSPVIVDHTANLEVAAKRIIWGKLVNSGQTCIAPDYVLVEESVKEKFVELLKQSIHQFYGENIQNSVDLGRIVNAAQFDRLKKILDEEKDHIIFGGSTDKDDLYIEPTLLDGVSFSSPSMEDEIFGPILPIISYNNLPAIIRQIRTLPKPLAAYMFSEHERAQNYFLEEFSFGGGCINDTITHAGSAFLPFGGVGNSGVHAYHGKASFTLFTHQKSIIKKNTKLPIDLVFPPYKNKVKLVRSLLK from the coding sequence ATGAATTTTACTGCCCAGCAATTGGAAAATATTTTAGAGGAACATCAAAAATTTTTTTATTCTCGTAAAACAAGATCAGCTAATTTTAGGTTAGAACAACTTGACAAGCTTAAAAACTCAATCAAAAAATATGAGAAGGAAGTTATTAAAGCTTTATATAATGATTTACGTAAAAGTGAATTTGAAGCATATACAACTGAAATAGGACTTGTATATGACAATATATCTTATATGAAAAAAAACTTGGAAAAATGGATGGAACCGATGCAAGTAAAAACCCCATTAGCATTAATGCCATCAAAAAGCTTTATAGTAAATGACCCTTATGGAACTGTCCTGATTATTGCTCCATTTAACTATCCATTTCAATTAGTGATGGAACCACTTTTGGGAGCCATTTGTGGGGGAAATTGTGCAATTATCAAACCCTCTGAATCCACACCCTATACTGCTGAAGTCATTAAGAAGATTATAGAAGAGACATTTGATCCTGGCTATATACGAGTTTTAGAAGGGGAAAAAGAAGAAACTTCATTATTAATCCACGCTCCATTCGATTTCATCTTTTTCACGGGTAGTGTTAAAGTGGGCAAAATTGTCATGAAGGCTGCTTCAGAACGTTTAACGCCTATAGCTCTTGAGCTTGGCGGTAAAAGCCCAGTAATAGTAGATCATACTGCAAATCTGGAAGTGGCAGCAAAGAGGATAATATGGGGAAAATTAGTTAATTCAGGTCAAACATGTATTGCTCCTGATTATGTTTTGGTAGAAGAAAGTGTAAAAGAAAAGTTTGTTGAACTTTTAAAACAATCTATTCATCAATTTTACGGAGAAAATATTCAAAATAGTGTCGATTTAGGGCGAATTGTAAATGCAGCTCAATTTGATCGCTTGAAAAAAATACTAGATGAAGAAAAGGATCATATTATTTTTGGTGGAAGTACCGATAAAGATGATTTATATATAGAACCTACTTTATTGGATGGCGTTAGTTTTTCAAGTCCTTCTATGGAAGATGAAATATTTGGGCCTATTTTACCTATCATTTCCTACAACAATTTACCAGCGATAATTCGACAAATACGTACATTGCCTAAGCCTCTTGCAGCATATATGTTTAGTGAGCATGAGCGGGCTCAAAATTATTTTTTAGAAGAGTTTTCATTTGGCGGAGGTTGTATTAATGATACAATTACCCATGCTGGAAGTGCTTTTTTACCCTTTGGCGGGGTAGGTAACTCAGGAGTCCATGCATACCATGGCAAGGCAAGTTTTACTTTGTTTACACATCAAAAGTCTATTATTAAAAAGAATACAAAATTACCGATTGACCTAGTATTTCCACCTTATAAAAATAAAGTGAAGCTTGTCAGGAGTCTTTTAAAATAA
- a CDS encoding sensor domain-containing protein: protein MGSIFDTKSDDLLYTVKKAIFNESLAEDMILQEQLEDAFFKMELMDYALNETMIVAVTNRSGQILYVNDRFVEISGYAKSELVGKTHKVVNSNVHPASFFRKIWNTILSGEVWEGEICNRRKNGELYWVKTYILPVELNEKESYFLSIRTDITSEKEKEKLLQSSLVSSFATVVNYVNNLVFQVKHDAFGNFGFSLLSGKIAHEYLSKRGLVPVQPSRDTFLEKNLLLSTPINAYFSREMTERLVGHLQNVFKGEEVSYKEWFDDKCIYITLSPYERKGKVTAVVGFGNDITELEFTRKKLAEIAYFDHLTNTFNAAALERDVIKKINENKPFSFIYMDLDRFKNINDSLGHVTGDKLLKKVTKRIKKYIQKKGEGLLYRIGGDEFVLLLDDDQLIDTPFRCAELLIQEMEQPFLIDEMEVYISCSVGISFYPNHGTSYQTLHRSADLALNVSKESGKRNVVVFDQAHVEGFVNKVQLESDIRTGLEKKEFILVYQPKINLKTETVHGFEALIRWNKKGKEMIPPNDFIPFAEETGLIIPIGKYVLREACKQAVEWIKMGISFHTLSVNISPAELEQNDFFQNIQLILKETGLPAHYLELEVTENVLMKNIERLTKLLIDLKDLGIKIAMDDFGSGFSNFRYLSDLPIHTLKIDRMFMNRIVENRDEVIVESIIRIGHSLGLEVVAEGVETKEVIDFLKLHDCHTVQGFYYSKPLHSEEIPIFQLRGLLH, encoded by the coding sequence ATGGGATCTATTTTCGATACAAAATCAGATGACCTACTATATACAGTTAAAAAGGCGATTTTTAATGAGTCTTTAGCTGAAGATATGATCCTTCAGGAGCAACTAGAAGATGCTTTCTTCAAGATGGAATTAATGGATTATGCCCTAAATGAAACAATGATAGTAGCAGTTACTAATCGATCTGGTCAAATTCTTTATGTGAATGATCGATTTGTAGAGATTTCTGGGTATGCAAAATCAGAATTAGTTGGTAAAACGCATAAAGTTGTGAACTCCAACGTACACCCTGCTTCTTTCTTTCGAAAGATATGGAATACAATCTTAAGTGGTGAAGTTTGGGAAGGCGAAATATGCAATCGAAGAAAAAATGGTGAATTATATTGGGTAAAAACATATATTCTACCTGTTGAACTTAATGAAAAAGAATCTTATTTCTTGAGTATCCGAACTGATATAACATCAGAAAAAGAGAAGGAAAAATTGTTACAATCTTCTTTAGTATCTTCCTTTGCAACTGTGGTGAATTATGTAAATAACTTAGTATTTCAAGTAAAACACGATGCTTTCGGAAATTTTGGTTTTTCTTTATTGAGCGGAAAAATAGCCCATGAATATTTATCTAAACGAGGATTAGTGCCGGTTCAACCCTCAAGGGATACATTTTTGGAAAAGAATTTATTACTATCTACACCTATTAATGCATATTTTTCCCGAGAAATGACCGAAAGATTAGTAGGTCACCTCCAAAATGTGTTTAAGGGAGAAGAGGTATCGTATAAAGAATGGTTTGATGATAAATGCATCTATATAACACTTTCACCTTACGAACGTAAAGGAAAAGTTACAGCTGTAGTAGGTTTTGGTAACGATATAACCGAGTTAGAGTTTACTAGAAAAAAATTAGCAGAAATTGCGTATTTTGACCATTTAACCAATACCTTTAATGCGGCAGCTTTGGAAAGAGATGTAATTAAAAAGATTAATGAAAATAAGCCTTTCAGCTTTATATATATGGATTTAGATCGATTTAAAAATATTAATGATTCCCTAGGACACGTCACAGGGGATAAATTATTGAAAAAAGTTACTAAGAGAATTAAGAAATATATTCAGAAAAAAGGAGAAGGACTTTTATATCGAATTGGCGGAGATGAATTTGTTCTTCTTTTAGACGATGATCAACTAATAGATACACCATTTCGTTGTGCAGAATTACTAATACAAGAAATGGAGCAACCATTCTTAATTGATGAAATGGAAGTATATATATCTTGTTCAGTAGGAATTTCCTTTTATCCAAACCACGGTACATCCTATCAAACATTACATCGATCTGCAGACTTAGCATTAAATGTTTCAAAAGAAAGTGGAAAGAGAAATGTAGTAGTATTTGATCAAGCACATGTAGAAGGTTTTGTGAATAAAGTTCAATTAGAAAGCGACATACGAACAGGTCTTGAGAAAAAAGAGTTTATATTAGTTTATCAACCGAAAATCAATTTAAAAACAGAGACGGTTCATGGTTTTGAAGCGTTGATTAGATGGAATAAAAAAGGAAAAGAAATGATTCCTCCTAATGATTTTATACCTTTTGCAGAAGAAACGGGACTCATAATTCCTATTGGTAAATATGTGCTGAGAGAAGCCTGTAAGCAAGCGGTAGAATGGATAAAAATGGGGATATCGTTTCATACCTTATCGGTAAATATAAGCCCTGCTGAACTGGAACAAAATGATTTTTTTCAAAATATTCAATTAATATTGAAAGAAACAGGATTACCAGCACATTATCTAGAACTTGAAGTTACGGAAAATGTATTAATGAAAAATATTGAACGTTTAACAAAACTATTAATTGATTTGAAAGATCTTGGTATTAAAATTGCGATGGATGATTTTGGTTCTGGTTTTTCAAATTTTCGATATCTAAGTGATTTACCGATTCATACATTGAAAATCGACCGTATGTTTATGAATCGAATTGTTGAAAATAGAGACGAAGTTATTGTTGAATCCATTATCCGCATTGGTCATAGCTTGGGATTAGAGGTTGTTGCGGAGGGAGTAGAAACAAAAGAGGTAATTGATTTTCTTAAATTACATGATTGCCATACAGTTCAAGGGTTTTATTATTCTAAACCGTTACATTCAGAGGAAATTCCAATATTTCAACTAAGAGGACTGCTTCATTAG